In one window of Bacteroidota bacterium DNA:
- a CDS encoding HTH domain-containing protein, with protein sequence MSKRTISERFRKDFGSEFGKEAEAIHNILMQNPYSTAQEIAQELDKTDRTIENYLSKLKKTNIIIRKGPKLGGYWEFIDR encoded by the coding sequence ATGAGTAAGAGGACGATTTCGGAAAGATTTCGGAAAGATTTCGGAAGTGAATTCGGAAAGGAGGCAGAAGCAATTCATAATATTTTAATGCAAAACCCTTATTCAACAGCTCAAGAAATTGCTCAAGAATTGGATAAGACAGATAGAACAATTGAAAATTATCTTTCCAAGCTAAAAAAGACAAATATTATTATTCGTAAAGGTCCGAAATTAGGAGGGTATTGGGAATTTATTGACAGATAA